One segment of Procambarus clarkii isolate CNS0578487 chromosome 1, FALCON_Pclarkii_2.0, whole genome shotgun sequence DNA contains the following:
- the LOC138363063 gene encoding uncharacterized protein YdhT-like, with translation MDKAAGVGQKDKVAGVGQNYKVAGVGQKNKAAGVGQKNKAAGVGQIYKVAGVGQKDKVAGVGQKNKAAGVGQKNKAAGEGQKNKAAGVGQNYKVADVGQKNKAAGVG, from the coding sequence ATGGACAAGGCTGCAGGTGTAGGACAAAAGGACAAGGTTGCAGGTGTAGGACAAAATTACAAAGTTGCAGGTGTAGGACAAAAGAACAAGGCTGCAGGTGTAGGACAAAAGAACAAGGCTGCAGGTGTAGGACAAATTTACAAGGTTGCAGGTGTAGGCCAAAAGGACAAAGTTGCAGGTGTAGGCCAAAAGAACAAGGCTGCAGGTGTAGGACAAAAGAACAAGGCTGCAggtgaaggccaaaagaacaagGCTGCAGGTGTAGGACAAAATTACAAGGTTGCAGATGTAGGCCAAAAGAACAAGGCTGCAGGTGTAGGATAA